From a region of the Desulfuromonas sp. KJ2020 genome:
- a CDS encoding Rrf2 family transcriptional regulator, with amino-acid sequence MKLSTKGRYGVRALFDMAYHSGALPTQIKDISRRQDISPRYLEQIFQDLKKAGLLKSKRGPQGGYVLSRKPEEIRVSDIILATEGELFLVSCTKETDDCHGKCDFDGQCVTQSIWSEANRRLNEYFASLTLKDLCEKAKDMGMEKELDHRFMYFI; translated from the coding sequence ATGGAGTCAGAGCCCTTTTCGACATGGCCTATCATTCCGGCGCCCTGCCCACCCAGATCAAGGATATTTCCCGGCGGCAGGACATTTCGCCTCGCTACCTCGAACAGATTTTCCAGGACCTTAAAAAAGCGGGCTTGCTCAAAAGCAAGCGCGGCCCCCAGGGGGGGTATGTGCTCTCACGCAAGCCGGAAGAGATCCGCGTCAGCGATATCATCCTGGCTACTGAAGGGGAGCTCTTTCTGGTCTCCTGCACCAAGGAAACCGATGACTGCCATGGCAAATGCGATTTCGACGGCCAGTGCGTAACCCAGAGTATCTGGTCGGAAGCCAACCGCCGCCTCAACGAGTATTTTGCCTCCCTGACCCTCAAGGACCTCTGCGAAAAGGCCAAAGACATGGGGATGGAAAAAGAACTCGATCATCGGTTCATGTATTTTATCTGA